Proteins co-encoded in one Anguilla anguilla isolate fAngAng1 chromosome 16, fAngAng1.pri, whole genome shotgun sequence genomic window:
- the sirt3 gene encoding NAD-dependent protein deacetylase sirtuin-3, mitochondrial isoform X1 — protein MRCIILTSALGQLCRVSVNQNIRSKGIGLPCLKELQHRTLSCFARKQPGLLKDTHKHTEGSAGGLSQTTLPNGSWPVGSCRSRGLFGRGGGGDREKLSLEGVARGISEGEFRRIVVMVGAGISTPSGIPDFRSPGSGLYDNLQQYNLPYAEAIFEINYFHHTPEPFFALAKELYPGNYQPNATHYFVRLLQDKGQLLRMYTQNIDGLERMAGISPSKLVEAHGTFSMATCTVCRREYPGEDLRADVMSSAVPKCPACKGVIKPNIVFFGEELPQNFFLYLADFPLADLLIVMGTSLEVEPFASLAGVVRSSVPRLLINRDPVGPFAGRALRHNDLVELGDVVGGVRKLTDALGWTQELEALMAADRGKNHKSETANEE, from the exons ATGAGGTGCATTATTTTGACGTCTGCCCTCGGTCAGCTGTGTAGGGTGTCAGTTAACCAAAACATACGATCCAAGGGAATCGGTTTGCCATGTTTAAAAG AATTGCAACACCGGACATTGTCATGTTTTGCCCGAAAACAACCAGGCCTCTtaaaggacacacacaaacacaccgaaGGCTCTGCTGGAGGTCTGTCACAGACGACTCTCCCAAATGG GAGCTGGCCAGTGGGCAGCTGCAGGTCTCGGGGGCTgtttgggcgggggggaggtggtgacCGGGAGAAGCTGAGCCTGGAGGGCGTGGCCCGCGGCATCAGCGAGGGGGAGTTCCGCAGGATCGTGGTGATGGTGGGGGCGGGGATCAGCACCCCCAGCGGCATCCCGGATTTCAG GTCTCCAGGCAGCGGTCTCTATGACAACCTGCAGCAATACAACCTGCCGTATGCGGAGGCCATATTCGAGATAAACTACTTCCACCACACCCCCGAGCCCTTCTTCGCCCTGGCCAAAGAGCTGTACCCGGGGAATTACCAGCCCAATGCCACGCACTACTTCGTCCGGCTCCTGCAGGACAAGGGCCAGCTGCTCAGGATGTACACCCAGAACATTGACGGCCTGGAACGCA TGGCTGGAATCTCTCCCAGTAAGCTGGTGGAAGCTCACGGAACGTTCTCCATGGCGACCTGCACCGTGTGCCGGAGAGAGTACCCCGGGGAGGATCTGcga GCAGACGTAATGTCCAGCGCGGTGCCGAAGTGCCCCGCCTGTAAAGGGGTCATTAAGCCCAACATCGTGTTCTTCGGCGAGGAGCTGCCGCAGAACTTCTTCCTGTATCTGGCGGACTTCCCCCTGGCCGACCTCCTCATCGTCATGGGGACGTCTCTGGAG GTGGAGCCCTTTGCCAGCCTGGCGGGCGTGGTCCGGAGCTCCGTGCCTCGCCTCCTGATCAACCGGGACCCCGTGGGGCCCTTTGCCGGCAGGGCCCTTCGCCACAACGACCTGGTGGAGCTGGGCGACGTGGTGGGCGGGGTGCGCAAGCTGACGGACGCCTTGGGCTGGACGCAGGAGCTGGAGGCTCTAATGGCGGCCGACAGGGGAAAG AATCACAAGTCGGAGACAGCCAATGAGGAGTGA
- the psmd13 gene encoding 26S proteasome non-ATPase regulatory subunit 13 produces the protein MRDVTGYLKQQQSKSSTPEMATEWHTLEDLYNKKLWHQLTLKLTDFVQDPYFASDDGLIQLYENFLSDFEHRINPLSLVEIILFVTRKMKEPTTAITFLEKTKEKVKSSDEAVILCKTSIGSLKLEINDLPATKKLIEEVEEMLNNLPGVTSVHGRFYDLSSKYYRIIGNHASYYKDALRYLGCVDAKDLPEAEQQERAFTLGLAGLLGEGVYNFGELLMHPVLESLRNTDKQWLIDTLYAFNGGNVEKFQAFKTAWGQQPDLAAQEVKLMQKIQLLCVMEMTFTRPANHRQLTFHEIAQSAKIPVDEVELLVMKALSVGLIKGNIDEVDQRVQMTWVQPRVLDLQQIKSMKERLDLWCGDVKNMAMLVEQQAHDVLT, from the exons ATGAGAGATGTCACTGGGTACCTCAAACAGCAACAGAGCAAGAGCTCAACGCCAGAGATGGCAACAGAATGGCACACGTTGGAGGACCTTTACAATAAAAA ATTGTGGCACCAGCTGACACTGAAGCTCACAGACTTTGTGCAGGACCCCTATTTTGCCTCAGACGATGGCCTCATCCAA CTTTATGAAAACTTCCTGAGTGACTTTGAGCACAG AATCAACCCACTGTCCCTGGTGGAGATCATCCTTTTCGTCACCAGAAAGATGAAAG AACCCACCACTGCCATAACCTTCcttgagaaaacaaaagaaaag gtGAAAAGCAGCGACGAAGCGGTCATTCTCTGCAAGACCTCCATCGGCAGCCTCAAGCTGGAAATAAACGACCTTCCTGCCACAAAG AAGCTGAtcgaggaggtggaggagatgcTGAACAACCTGCCCGGCGTCACCTCGGTGCACGGAAGATTCTACGACCTCTCCAGCAAGTACTACCGCATCATCGGGAACCACGCCTCGTACTACAAGGACGCACTGCGCTACCTGGGCTGTGTGGACGCGAAGGATCTGCCAG AGGCCGAGCAGCAGGAGAGAGCCTTCACTTTGGGGCTGGCCGGACTCCTGGGGGAAGGAGTGTACAACTTTGGAGAGCTG CTGATGCACCCAGTGCTGGAGTCTCTAAGGAACACAGACAAGCAGTGGCTGATTGACACCCTGTACGCCTTCAACGGGGGCAACGTGGAGAAGTTCCAGGCCTTTAAGACTGCGTGGGGccagcag CCTGATTTGGCAGCACAGGAAGTCAAGCTAATGCAGAAAATCCAGCTGCTTTGTGTGATGGAG ATGACGTTCACCcgtccagccaatcacaggcagcTGACTTTCCACGAAATCGCCCAGAGTGCCAAAATCCCTGTGGATGAG GTGGAGCTGTTGGTGATGAAGGCGCTGTCCGTCGGACTGATCAAGGGGAACATCGATGAGGTGGATCAGAGAGTGCAGATGACCTGGGTGCAGCCCAGAGTGCTGGACCTGCAGCAG ATTAAGAGCATGAAGGAGCGGCTGGACCTGTGGTGTGGCGATGTGAAGAACATGGCCATGCTGGTGGAGCAGCAGGCCCACGACGTCCTCACCTaa
- the sirt3 gene encoding NAD-dependent protein deacetylase sirtuin-3, mitochondrial isoform X2 has translation MGELQHRTLSCFARKQPGLLKDTHKHTEGSAGGLSQTTLPNGSWPVGSCRSRGLFGRGGGGDREKLSLEGVARGISEGEFRRIVVMVGAGISTPSGIPDFRSPGSGLYDNLQQYNLPYAEAIFEINYFHHTPEPFFALAKELYPGNYQPNATHYFVRLLQDKGQLLRMYTQNIDGLERMAGISPSKLVEAHGTFSMATCTVCRREYPGEDLRADVMSSAVPKCPACKGVIKPNIVFFGEELPQNFFLYLADFPLADLLIVMGTSLEVEPFASLAGVVRSSVPRLLINRDPVGPFAGRALRHNDLVELGDVVGGVRKLTDALGWTQELEALMAADRGKNHKSETANEE, from the exons ATGGGAG AATTGCAACACCGGACATTGTCATGTTTTGCCCGAAAACAACCAGGCCTCTtaaaggacacacacaaacacaccgaaGGCTCTGCTGGAGGTCTGTCACAGACGACTCTCCCAAATGG GAGCTGGCCAGTGGGCAGCTGCAGGTCTCGGGGGCTgtttgggcgggggggaggtggtgacCGGGAGAAGCTGAGCCTGGAGGGCGTGGCCCGCGGCATCAGCGAGGGGGAGTTCCGCAGGATCGTGGTGATGGTGGGGGCGGGGATCAGCACCCCCAGCGGCATCCCGGATTTCAG GTCTCCAGGCAGCGGTCTCTATGACAACCTGCAGCAATACAACCTGCCGTATGCGGAGGCCATATTCGAGATAAACTACTTCCACCACACCCCCGAGCCCTTCTTCGCCCTGGCCAAAGAGCTGTACCCGGGGAATTACCAGCCCAATGCCACGCACTACTTCGTCCGGCTCCTGCAGGACAAGGGCCAGCTGCTCAGGATGTACACCCAGAACATTGACGGCCTGGAACGCA TGGCTGGAATCTCTCCCAGTAAGCTGGTGGAAGCTCACGGAACGTTCTCCATGGCGACCTGCACCGTGTGCCGGAGAGAGTACCCCGGGGAGGATCTGcga GCAGACGTAATGTCCAGCGCGGTGCCGAAGTGCCCCGCCTGTAAAGGGGTCATTAAGCCCAACATCGTGTTCTTCGGCGAGGAGCTGCCGCAGAACTTCTTCCTGTATCTGGCGGACTTCCCCCTGGCCGACCTCCTCATCGTCATGGGGACGTCTCTGGAG GTGGAGCCCTTTGCCAGCCTGGCGGGCGTGGTCCGGAGCTCCGTGCCTCGCCTCCTGATCAACCGGGACCCCGTGGGGCCCTTTGCCGGCAGGGCCCTTCGCCACAACGACCTGGTGGAGCTGGGCGACGTGGTGGGCGGGGTGCGCAAGCTGACGGACGCCTTGGGCTGGACGCAGGAGCTGGAGGCTCTAATGGCGGCCGACAGGGGAAAG AATCACAAGTCGGAGACAGCCAATGAGGAGTGA
- the sirt3 gene encoding NAD-dependent protein deacetylase sirtuin-3, mitochondrial isoform X3 has translation MSSAVPKCPACKGVIKPNIVFFGEELPQNFFLYLADFPLADLLIVMGTSLEVEPFASLAGVVRSSVPRLLINRDPVGPFAGRALRHNDLVELGDVVGGVRKLTDALGWTQELEALMAADRGKNHKSETANEE, from the exons ATGTCCAGCGCGGTGCCGAAGTGCCCCGCCTGTAAAGGGGTCATTAAGCCCAACATCGTGTTCTTCGGCGAGGAGCTGCCGCAGAACTTCTTCCTGTATCTGGCGGACTTCCCCCTGGCCGACCTCCTCATCGTCATGGGGACGTCTCTGGAG GTGGAGCCCTTTGCCAGCCTGGCGGGCGTGGTCCGGAGCTCCGTGCCTCGCCTCCTGATCAACCGGGACCCCGTGGGGCCCTTTGCCGGCAGGGCCCTTCGCCACAACGACCTGGTGGAGCTGGGCGACGTGGTGGGCGGGGTGCGCAAGCTGACGGACGCCTTGGGCTGGACGCAGGAGCTGGAGGCTCTAATGGCGGCCGACAGGGGAAAG AATCACAAGTCGGAGACAGCCAATGAGGAGTGA
- the LOC118215297 gene encoding cytochrome c oxidase subunit 8B, mitochondrial, producing MSGLNRSFNFLRTTLRPHIIPKANVSAKPAKHPLTAGEQAIGMLAMFTVILVPSGWILAHLEDYKKR from the exons ATGTCGGGCTTGAATCGTTCCTTCAATTTCCTCAGAACCACGCTGCGACCCCACATCATTCCGAAAGCCAACGTTTCGGCGAAGCCTGCCAAGCACCCTCTGACTGCAGGG GAGCAGGCCATTGGGATGCTCGCCATGTTCACTGTCATTCTGGTGCCATCCGGCTGGATCCTGGCCCACCTGGAGGACTACAAGAAACGGTGA